The following are encoded together in the Lathyrus oleraceus cultivar Zhongwan6 chromosome 3, CAAS_Psat_ZW6_1.0, whole genome shotgun sequence genome:
- the LOC127130644 gene encoding sister chromatid cohesion protein SCC2-like produces the protein MVAQLLESITFIIDDVLPLLRKLPLSIVDELEQDLKQMILRRSFLTVVHACIKCLRSMSKIAGKGADVIEHLIQVFFKCLDTQAIVNKQQVGRSLFCIGLLIRYGNCWLASSGNKLVDVRRSLSLFMKYLAVDDYSLKVRSLQALGYVLIARPEFMLEHDIGKILEETLSFHADARLKIQALQNMFEYLLDAESKMEAEADDNNSSDRIWNGFMHFHGLDLLQVALWFF, from the exons ATGGTCGCACAGCTACTTGAGAGTATAACATTTATAATTGATGATGTGTTGCCATTGCTGCGTAAGTTACCTCTCAGTATTGTGGATGAACTTGAACAAGATTTGAAGCAGATGATTCTTCGACGCTCTTTCTTGACAGTTGTCCATGCTTGTATCAAATGCCTTCGCAGTATGAGTAAGATTGCTGGAAAGGGGGCAGATGTAATTGAGCATCTTATCCAGGTCTTCTTCAAATGTTTGGATACCCAGGCAATTGTAAACAAACAGCAAGTTGGGCGATCTCTCTTCTGTATCGGCTTACTTATTCGTTATGGCAACTGTTGGCTAGCAAGCTCTGGTAATAAACTTGTTGATGTCAGAAGGAGCCTCAGCTTGTTTATGAAGTATCTTGCCGTGGACGATTATTCTCTTAAGGTTAGATCATTGCAGGCACTAGGATATGTTCTAATTGCAAGGCCTGAATTTATGTTAGAACATGACATTGGAAAGATACTGGAGGAAACACTGTCTTTTCACGCTGATGCTCGGCTTAAGATTCAAGCATTGCAAAACATGTTCGAGTATCTTCTTGACGCTGAAAGCAAAATGGAAGCAGAAGCTGATGATAAT AATTCTAGTGACAGGATATGGAATGGATTCATGCATTTCCATGGCTTG GATTTGCTGCAGGTTGCATTATGGTTTTTTTAA